The DNA sequence CGCCGCTGGCCGACGATCTCGACGGCGTGCTGGCGCGCGCCCGCGAGGCGGGCGTGAGCGACATCGTGGCGCCGGCGTACGATCCGGAATCCTGGGACGCGGTGGCGGCGCTCGCCGCGGCGCACCCCGGCGTGCACCCGGCGCTGGGGCTGCACCCGTGGGTCGCGGACCGCGCCCTGGACATCGACGACCTGCGCGCGCGCCTGCTCGCCTGCGGGGCGGTCGCCGTCGGCGAGATCGGGCTCGATGCGAAGATCGACGACCCGGGGATGGACCGTCAGGTCGCGGCCCTGCGCCCGCAGCTGCGGCTGGCGCGCGAGCTGGGCCTGCCGGTGATCCTGCACGACCGCGGCGCCGCCGAGCACCTGGTGCCGCTGCTGCGCGAGGTCTACGGGGACGCGCCGGTGCGCGGCGTCGTGCACGCCTTCTCGCGCGGGCCGGAACTGGCCCGCCGCTACCTGGACCTCGGCCTGCACCTGGGGTTCGGCGGCGCGGTCACGCGTCCGGACGCGCGGGCGCGGCGCGCCGCGGCGACGGCGCCGCCGGAACGCATCGTGCTGGAGACCGACGCCCCGTCCATCGGGCTGCAGGACGTGCCCGCCGGCGCCTGCGAGCCGCGGCACGTGCGCGAGGTCTGCCTCGCCCTGGCCGGACTGCGCGGCCTGACGGCGGAAGCCGCCGCCGCGCTCACCACGGAGAATGCCCGTGACCTCTTCGGACTGCCCTGAGCGCTTCTCGCGCACCGTCGACCTCTACGGCGAGGCCGGCTTCGCGGCCATCCGCGCCGCGTCGGTCGTCGTCTGCGGCCTGGGAGGCGTGGGCGCGCACGCCGCGCTGGCGCTGGCGCGCAGCGGGGTCGGCCGGCTCGTGCTGATCGACTTCGACCCGGTGACGGCGTCGTCGCTGAACCGCAGCCCCTGCGCGACCGTCGAGGACGTCGGCCGCCCGAAGGTCGCGGTCGTCGGCGGGTTCCTGCGGCGCACCTGCCCCGACACCGCCGTCGACGAGGTGGAGGCGTTCTTCCACGCCGACACCGCCGACGCGCTGCTCGCGCCGCCGCCGTCATGCGTGGTTGACGCCATCGACGCGCTCAACCCCAAGGTCGAGCTGCTGGCGGCTTGCGTCGCGCGGGGGATCCCGGTGGCCAGCAGCATGGGCGCCGCGGGCCGCACCGACGTGTCGTTCGTGAGGGCGGGGGACCTGTGGGAGAGCCGGCGCTGCCCGCTGGCCGGCAGGGTGCGGAAGTACCTGCGGCGCCGCGGGGTGACCGCGCCCATCCCCTGCGTGTGGTCGGAGGAGGAGCCGGCCGAGGCGCTGGCGCCCGAC is a window from the bacterium genome containing:
- a CDS encoding ThiF family adenylyltransferase, translated to MTSSDCPERFSRTVDLYGEAGFAAIRAASVVVCGLGGVGAHAALALARSGVGRLVLIDFDPVTASSLNRSPCATVEDVGRPKVAVVGGFLRRTCPDTAVDEVEAFFHADTADALLAPPPSCVVDAIDALNPKVELLAACVARGIPVASSMGAAGRTDVSFVRAGDLWESRRCPLAGRVRKYLRRRGVTAPIPCVWSEEEPAEALAPDTADPRFDRGRIRNRLPSGIALPGIFGYAVASLALDLVTGRSSGS
- a CDS encoding TatD family hydrolase, producing the protein MRLIETHAHLDATPLADDLDGVLARAREAGVSDIVAPAYDPESWDAVAALAAAHPGVHPALGLHPWVADRALDIDDLRARLLACGAVAVGEIGLDAKIDDPGMDRQVAALRPQLRLARELGLPVILHDRGAAEHLVPLLREVYGDAPVRGVVHAFSRGPELARRYLDLGLHLGFGGAVTRPDARARRAAATAPPERIVLETDAPSIGLQDVPAGACEPRHVREVCLALAGLRGLTAEAAAALTTENARDLFGLP